A portion of the Aquicoccus sp. G2-2 genome contains these proteins:
- the glcE gene encoding glycolate oxidase subunit GlcE, which yields MNPVSETELSEAIAAARGPLRIVGGGTRPVGNPVQGAPLQMAGLSGVVEYEPGALTLVAKAGTPLSDLEALLASEGQRLAFEPMDHCGLLRTQGASTIGGIVAANVSGPRRIAAGAARDFLLGVRFVDGTGRILKNGGRVMKNVTGYDLVKLIAGSRGTLGVLSEVSFKVLPKPETAACLVFRGLDEPTAVAALTVALTSPFEVTGAAHIRGETRLRIEGFAGSVVYRAKALEELLAEFGEAELLREPDQIDALWREVRDVVPFHAAGGDVWRVSVKPTQGPEVAAALRAHGAKDVIFDWGGGLLWALAPEGTDLRAVPVQGHATLVRADDATKARLGVFQPEPPPIQKISQGLRDKFDPRGILNPGLMG from the coding sequence ATGAATCCTGTTTCTGAAACCGAGTTGAGCGAGGCAATAGCGGCGGCGCGCGGCCCGTTGCGAATTGTCGGTGGTGGAACCCGGCCAGTGGGAAATCCGGTGCAGGGCGCGCCGTTGCAAATGGCTGGATTGAGCGGTGTTGTGGAGTATGAACCGGGCGCGCTTACCTTGGTGGCGAAGGCGGGAACGCCGCTATCTGATCTGGAAGCACTGCTTGCGAGTGAGGGGCAGAGGCTGGCCTTTGAACCGATGGATCATTGCGGGCTTTTGCGCACGCAAGGCGCATCAACGATTGGCGGGATCGTGGCCGCGAATGTGAGCGGGCCAAGGCGGATCGCGGCAGGAGCTGCGCGCGATTTTCTGCTTGGCGTGCGGTTTGTCGATGGCACGGGGCGCATATTGAAGAATGGCGGGCGGGTGATGAAGAATGTCACCGGCTATGATCTTGTGAAGCTGATCGCTGGAAGCCGGGGCACTTTGGGCGTGTTGAGCGAGGTGAGTTTCAAGGTGCTGCCGAAGCCGGAAACGGCGGCGTGTCTTGTATTTCGGGGGCTGGATGAGCCAACAGCGGTGGCGGCACTGACTGTGGCGCTGACGTCGCCTTTCGAGGTGACGGGAGCGGCGCATATTCGTGGTGAGACACGGTTGAGGATAGAGGGATTCGCCGGGAGTGTGGTCTATCGCGCCAAGGCCTTGGAGGAGTTGCTGGCCGAGTTTGGCGAAGCGGAGTTGTTGCGCGAGCCTGACCAGATTGACGCGCTGTGGCGCGAGGTCCGCGATGTGGTGCCGTTCCATGCGGCGGGGGGAGATGTCTGGCGGGTGTCGGTCAAACCCACGCAGGGGCCAGAGGTGGCTGCAGCGTTGCGCGCACATGGTGCGAAGGACGTGATCTTTGATTGGGGCGGCGGATTGCTTTGGGCGCTGGCCCCTGAGGGCACGGATTTGCGCGCGGTTCCGGTGCAAGGGCACGCCACTTTGGTGCGCGCCGATGATGCGACTAAAGCGCGGCTTGGTGTGTTTCAGCCAGAACCCCCGCCGATCCAAAAGATTTCGCAAGGTTTGCGCGATAAGTTTGATCCGAGGGGCATATTGAACCCCGGATTGATGGGATGA